One genomic segment of Verrucomicrobiota bacterium includes these proteins:
- a CDS encoding type IIA DNA topoisomerase subunit B, producing MAESTKHVYDESKIKTLSSLEHIRLRTGMYIGRIGNGSHPDDGCYILLKEVIDNAIDEYIMGHGKEVHIHIEGAKVSVRDFGRGIPLGKVVDCVSKINTGAKYNDDVFQFSVGLNGVGTKAVNALSKEFLVRSHREGEFVEASFKQGRLKNQKTGKGSKEPDGTFIRFEPDPAIFKETEFKPEHVERRLRHYSYLNTGLKLIFNDKVFQSRNGLLDLVMEDLSRDNSEPIYPPLHYASKMLEFCFTHSNSRYGETFFSFVNGQYTSDGGTHLSAFREGLLKAVNEYSKSSYEGDDVREAMVGAVSIRLKDPVFESQTKNKLGNTEIRSDLVNKVREELLHFFHRNKEIAEKIVAKVEDSRQLRKELQEVKKLARERAKAITIRIPQLKDCKIHFDKKKDKGRGSMVFITEGQSAAGSIVSCRDVNTQAIFVLKGKPLNVWDLKRDIVYKNDEMYNLMRSLDIEDNIEGLRYEKVVLATDADVDGLHIRNLMITYFFRFFDQLVHDGHLYVLETPLFRVRNKEKTTYCYSEAERDAAAAAMGKSAEITRFKGLGEISPNEFKQFIGPEMRLSQVEYAPKPDASTILGFYMGKNTPERKDYIMANLVVPVEE from the coding sequence ATGGCTGAAAGCACGAAACACGTTTACGACGAAAGCAAGATCAAGACGCTCTCCTCGCTGGAGCACATCCGATTGCGCACCGGCATGTATATCGGACGCATCGGCAACGGCTCGCACCCGGACGACGGCTGTTACATCTTGCTCAAGGAGGTCATCGACAACGCGATCGATGAGTACATCATGGGCCACGGCAAGGAGGTCCACATCCACATCGAGGGCGCCAAAGTCTCGGTGCGCGATTTCGGGCGCGGCATCCCGCTCGGCAAGGTCGTGGACTGCGTCTCGAAGATCAACACCGGCGCCAAATACAACGACGACGTGTTCCAGTTCAGCGTCGGTCTGAACGGCGTGGGCACCAAAGCGGTCAACGCGCTCTCCAAAGAATTTCTCGTTCGCAGCCATCGCGAGGGAGAATTTGTGGAAGCGTCATTCAAACAAGGCCGGCTCAAGAACCAAAAAACCGGCAAAGGCTCCAAAGAGCCCGACGGCACGTTCATCCGCTTCGAGCCCGACCCCGCGATTTTCAAGGAAACGGAATTCAAGCCGGAGCACGTCGAGCGGCGTTTGCGCCACTACTCTTACCTGAACACGGGCCTCAAACTGATCTTCAACGACAAGGTCTTTCAATCGCGGAACGGCTTGCTCGATCTGGTGATGGAGGATTTGTCGCGCGACAACAGCGAACCGATTTATCCGCCGCTGCACTATGCGAGCAAGATGCTGGAGTTCTGCTTCACGCACAGCAACAGCCGCTACGGCGAGACGTTCTTCTCCTTTGTCAATGGCCAGTACACCAGCGACGGCGGCACGCACCTGAGCGCTTTCCGCGAAGGCTTGCTCAAGGCGGTCAATGAATACTCCAAGAGCAGTTACGAAGGCGATGACGTGCGCGAGGCCATGGTCGGCGCGGTCTCCATTCGCCTGAAAGACCCCGTCTTCGAGTCCCAGACCAAAAACAAACTGGGCAACACTGAAATCCGCTCCGACCTCGTCAACAAGGTCCGCGAGGAGCTGCTGCACTTTTTCCACCGCAACAAAGAAATCGCCGAGAAAATCGTCGCGAAAGTCGAAGACAGCCGCCAGTTGCGCAAGGAACTGCAGGAGGTCAAGAAGCTGGCCCGCGAACGCGCCAAGGCGATTACGATCCGCATCCCGCAGCTCAAAGACTGCAAAATCCACTTTGACAAGAAAAAGGACAAAGGCCGCGGCTCGATGGTGTTCATCACCGAGGGGCAGAGCGCGGCCGGCTCCATTGTGAGCTGCCGCGACGTAAACACGCAGGCCATTTTCGTGCTCAAAGGCAAGCCACTGAACGTTTGGGATCTCAAGCGCGACATCGTGTACAAGAACGACGAGATGTATAATTTGATGCGCTCGCTCGACATCGAGGACAACATCGAAGGGTTGCGCTACGAAAAAGTTGTCCTGGCCACGGACGCGGACGTGGACGGCCTGCACATCCGCAACTTGATGATCACTTACTTCTTCCGCTTCTTCGATCAACTCGTTCATGACGGGCATCTTTACGTGCTCGAAACACCCCTCTTCCGCGTGCGCAACAAGGAGAAAACCACTTACTGCTACTCCGAAGCCGAGCGCGACGCCGCGGCTGCGGCCATGGGCAAGAGCGCCGAGATCACGCGCTTCAAAGGACTGGGCGAGATCAGTCCGAACGAATTCAAACAATTCATCGGCCCGGAGATGCGGCTCAGTCAGGTGGAATACGCGCCAAAACCGGACGCCTCAACCATCTTGGGAT